A stretch of the Anaeromyxobacter sp. genome encodes the following:
- a CDS encoding insulinase family protein yields MDHGLDAQVLPSGLQLAVFQVPGQRDVTVWLSLGGGAADEPEERSGLATVAVRAAALARRSAGGATLIERLFSAGAFWDGTALPDETSISVRCRPAALPEVLAALSALLEDPAGGLDEEAVAVAREELATGLERDAGKAEAAVREVIRLGLQGTPFERRPPTPALARSITLEEVAAFLRASYRPERAVLGVASARDAEPMAAAVVGDLRGRAAGDPASPVAPAPSFSSEPPPSPIVRQEISVTGGEKPRLILAWRAPGFRFKPAADMGARALRDTLGSRAARPDLDAKVTHVDAHFMALDRAGLLLVEVGLERLEDAPAVRKALLEEAPTADSTWRYRGPGADAAWRQSLRLERELAMARGWVGPVGRLVRTTGSADVPTWLDLNERAQVGPSVSAWLDAWVDPGPAVIATVAPAPSGLDAAGSERAGQALPPEADERQLAWPMAHSLVDTAAPGPAAIASLLGATGFTDARRVTLSSGLELVVLRRPASPVVALKLFLPGGARTPGEWRPARRALDEARRQLQREGFGLAPAALSYTDGVVIQTYGATAWLPAVVEAVACWSRGLSAPRTRPPGIDDDLTSRASEAVQTGGALPPAYGGTTWTEAFLDRVGDAEGAVVVLVGDVDPVEGLRQLQAAFGRFERRTGERRSGPATPTWPKTRRVILRDVPGAALATATVLLRLPDDSDAGTEEAAVLDHLLTDRVQRTFGSRGLEVGSRVWGMGRAAFQALTLEGPPGLVAPASRELLRQLGRLAEEGPAGLDVEVARWSRARVLAFAFDTPHEAVAQLQMLSSAGLPFDHADTAGQRLAQVDLAAVRRYLAKTGIGAEGLLFTGDAAALLPLLQKEGLTPEVLAAPAPPAPQVERR; encoded by the coding sequence ATGGACCACGGGCTCGACGCCCAGGTCCTGCCGAGCGGCCTGCAGCTGGCGGTCTTCCAGGTGCCGGGCCAGCGCGACGTGACGGTCTGGCTCTCCCTGGGCGGCGGCGCCGCCGACGAGCCAGAGGAGCGCTCGGGCCTGGCCACGGTTGCAGTGCGCGCGGCCGCGCTGGCGCGACGCAGCGCGGGAGGCGCCACCCTGATCGAGCGCCTCTTCTCTGCCGGCGCCTTCTGGGACGGCACGGCCCTCCCCGACGAGACCTCCATCTCCGTGCGCTGCCGCCCTGCCGCGCTGCCGGAGGTCTTGGCGGCGCTCTCCGCGCTGCTCGAGGACCCGGCGGGCGGGCTGGACGAAGAGGCCGTGGCGGTGGCCCGCGAGGAGCTGGCCACCGGCCTGGAGCGGGACGCAGGCAAGGCCGAGGCGGCCGTTCGCGAGGTGATCCGGCTCGGGCTCCAGGGAACGCCCTTCGAGCGGAGGCCCCCGACACCGGCCCTGGCGCGCAGCATCACCCTGGAGGAGGTCGCCGCCTTCTTGCGCGCCTCCTACCGGCCGGAGCGGGCCGTCCTGGGCGTGGCCTCGGCCCGCGACGCGGAGCCCATGGCGGCGGCGGTGGTGGGCGATCTCCGCGGCCGAGCGGCCGGCGATCCGGCGAGCCCGGTGGCCCCGGCGCCCAGCTTCTCGAGCGAGCCCCCGCCCTCCCCCATCGTTCGACAGGAGATCAGCGTCACCGGGGGGGAGAAGCCACGGCTGATCCTGGCCTGGCGCGCGCCGGGGTTCCGGTTCAAGCCGGCCGCCGACATGGGGGCCCGTGCCCTCCGGGACACGCTCGGGAGCCGCGCCGCCCGACCCGACCTCGACGCCAAGGTGACCCACGTGGACGCCCACTTCATGGCCCTCGACCGTGCCGGGCTGCTGCTGGTCGAGGTGGGCCTCGAGCGGCTGGAGGACGCCCCGGCGGTCCGCAAGGCCCTGCTGGAGGAGGCGCCGACGGCGGACAGCACCTGGCGTTACCGCGGCCCGGGCGCCGACGCGGCCTGGCGCCAGTCGCTCCGGCTGGAGCGGGAGCTGGCGATGGCGCGCGGCTGGGTGGGCCCGGTCGGACGCCTGGTGCGCACCACCGGCTCCGCCGACGTGCCGACCTGGCTCGACCTGAACGAGCGGGCCCAGGTCGGCCCGAGCGTCTCGGCCTGGCTCGATGCATGGGTCGATCCCGGCCCGGCGGTGATCGCCACGGTGGCTCCTGCGCCGAGCGGACTGGACGCCGCAGGCTCGGAGCGGGCCGGCCAGGCGCTGCCGCCGGAGGCGGACGAGCGCCAGCTGGCCTGGCCGATGGCGCACAGCCTGGTGGATACGGCCGCGCCGGGCCCGGCGGCCATCGCCTCGCTCCTCGGCGCCACCGGCTTCACCGATGCCCGGCGAGTCACCCTCTCCAGCGGCCTGGAGCTGGTGGTGCTGCGCCGCCCGGCTTCCCCGGTGGTGGCCCTCAAGCTCTTCCTCCCCGGCGGAGCCCGGACGCCGGGGGAGTGGCGCCCGGCCAGGCGGGCGCTCGACGAGGCGCGCCGCCAGCTCCAGCGGGAGGGCTTCGGCCTGGCGCCAGCCGCCCTCAGCTACACCGACGGCGTGGTGATTCAGACCTATGGCGCCACGGCCTGGCTGCCGGCCGTCGTCGAGGCGGTGGCCTGCTGGAGCCGCGGGCTCTCAGCGCCGCGGACCAGGCCTCCGGGCATCGACGACGACCTGACCTCCAGGGCCTCCGAGGCCGTGCAGACCGGCGGCGCGCTGCCGCCCGCCTACGGCGGCACCACCTGGACCGAGGCGTTCCTCGACCGGGTCGGCGACGCCGAGGGCGCGGTGGTGGTGCTGGTCGGCGACGTGGATCCGGTGGAGGGGCTGCGGCAGCTCCAGGCGGCCTTCGGTCGGTTCGAGCGCCGGACCGGGGAGCGCCGCTCCGGTCCGGCCACGCCGACCTGGCCAAAGACCCGGCGGGTGATCCTGCGGGACGTGCCAGGCGCCGCCCTGGCCACCGCCACGGTGCTGCTCCGCCTGCCCGATGACTCCGACGCCGGAACCGAGGAGGCCGCGGTGCTCGACCACCTGCTCACCGACCGAGTCCAGCGCACCTTCGGCTCGAGGGGGCTGGAGGTCGGTTCCAGGGTCTGGGGCATGGGCCGGGCCGCCTTCCAGGCGCTCACGCTGGAGGGCCCGCCGGGGCTGGTGGCCCCCGCCTCCCGCGAGCTGCTGCGCCAGCTCGGCCGGCTGGCCGAGGAGGGGCCCGCCGGGCTCGACGTGGAGGTTGCCCGCTGGTCTCGGGCCCGCGTCCTGGCCTTTGCCTTCGACACCCCACACGAAGCGGTGGCCCAGCTGCAAATGCTGTCCAGCGCCGGGCTGCCGTTCGACCACGCGGACACCGCCGGTCAGCGCCTGGCCCAGGTGGACCTGGCGGCGGTGCGGCGGTACCTGGCCAAGACCGGGATCGGCGCCGAGGGGCTCCTCTTCACCGGCGACGCCGCCGCGTTGCTCCCGCTGCTCCAGAAGGAGGGGCTCACGCCCGAGGTCCTGGCGGCGCCAGCTCCACCAGCTCCCCAGGTCGAGCGGCGGTAG
- a CDS encoding MerR family transcriptional regulator, with product MFATGYGARAVLQLIGISYRQLDHWARTGLVRSSVRQATGRGSRRVYSFQDLVALRVVGQLREAGVSVQTIRKAVAFLKRHGEQPLSMLNLVGHGRKVFTLTDDPTKLIEASENGQVVLSISVASLERHLKEGVTRISAPREVTVRVRGRAYRAVFTPDLEVGGYSVEVPELPGCITEGDDLAEAKRTTREAIEAWLSAAEPAKTGGRARPG from the coding sequence ATGTTCGCCACCGGCTACGGCGCGAGGGCCGTCCTTCAGCTCATCGGCATCAGCTACCGCCAGCTCGACCACTGGGCGCGGACGGGGTTGGTGCGCTCCTCGGTGCGGCAGGCGACCGGGCGCGGGTCGCGGCGGGTCTACTCCTTCCAGGACCTCGTCGCCCTGCGGGTGGTCGGCCAGCTCCGCGAGGCCGGCGTGAGCGTCCAGACCATCCGCAAGGCCGTGGCGTTCCTCAAGCGGCATGGCGAACAGCCGCTGTCCATGCTCAACCTGGTTGGGCACGGACGGAAGGTCTTCACGCTGACCGACGACCCCACCAAGCTGATCGAGGCCAGCGAGAACGGCCAGGTGGTGCTGAGCATCAGCGTGGCGTCGCTGGAGCGGCACCTCAAGGAAGGCGTCACCAGGATCAGCGCCCCCCGGGAGGTCACGGTCCGGGTGCGTGGCAGGGCCTACCGCGCGGTCTTCACGCCGGACCTCGAGGTGGGCGGGTACAGCGTCGAGGTGCCCGAGCTGCCTGGCTGCATCACCGAGGGCGACGACCTGGCCGAAGCGAAGCGCACGACCCGGGAGGCCATCGAGGCGTGGCTCTCCGCGGCCGAGCCGGCGAAGACCGGGGGCCGGGCCAGGCCGGGGTAG
- a CDS encoding type II toxin-antitoxin system HicA family toxin, producing the protein MIRALVRLGWTLDRAAGSHHILTRPGHNPVTVPVKKGAKLKEGTASSILRQGGIDEETFFDAY; encoded by the coding sequence ATGATCAGGGCGCTCGTGCGCCTCGGCTGGACGCTGGACCGGGCGGCGGGCAGCCATCACATCCTCACCAGGCCGGGCCACAACCCCGTCACGGTCCCCGTGAAGAAGGGCGCCAAGCTGAAGGAGGGGACCGCGAGCTCCATCCTCCGCCAGGGCGGGATCGACGAGGAGACGTTCTTCGACGCCTACTGA
- a CDS encoding helix-turn-helix domain-containing protein, translated as MLLRGFVTPLLPGKVTVSAEPERMLTVLEVARLLRVSTATVYKLCERGELAHVRVLNALRIPQLALHSLKAGGRRPGPQPT; from the coding sequence ATGCTTCTCAGGGGTTTTGTTACCCCCTTGCTACCCGGAAAAGTGACCGTGAGTGCGGAGCCGGAGCGGATGCTGACGGTGCTGGAGGTGGCCAGGCTGCTCCGGGTGTCCACGGCGACGGTCTACAAGCTGTGCGAGCGGGGGGAGCTCGCGCATGTGCGGGTGTTGAACGCGTTGAGAATCCCGCAACTGGCCCTCCACTCGCTCAAGGCCGGGGGCCGGCGTCCCGGTCCACAGCCGACCTGA
- a CDS encoding nucleotidyltransferase family protein produces MRRAEAIEFFASHVDDLRRLGISSLLIFGSVARDEARPDSDLDLIAEFDRPVGYLGLVRVQHELERLLGCRVDLATPGMIRPEQRDRIFGEAVRAA; encoded by the coding sequence GTGCGCCGCGCTGAAGCCATCGAGTTCTTCGCCTCCCACGTGGACGACCTCCGGCGGCTTGGCATCAGCTCGCTCCTCATCTTCGGCTCGGTCGCCCGCGACGAGGCCCGGCCCGATAGTGACCTCGACCTCATCGCCGAATTCGACCGGCCGGTCGGCTACCTCGGCCTGGTCCGCGTCCAGCACGAGCTCGAGAGGCTTCTCGGCTGCCGCGTCGACCTGGCGACTCCCGGCATGATCCGGCCTGAGCAGCGGGACCGCATCTTCGGCGAGGCCGTGAGAGCCGCCTAA
- a CDS encoding type II toxin-antitoxin system HicB family antitoxin, producing MTASPARSSACRPTSCATGRPTCSSQPSWPGRTPPTAGASSSGPPTGPTCGRRWSGNRTSRPPRWRGRHTDPSPRRGRCGGTSPRGGVPVVGKPTPRKARPGRRVVVLRVRGRVYHAVLTPDRKAGGYTVRVPGLPGCITEGDTLAEAKRMTKEAIDLWLSVAELEGVRIRATPPSRSPRGRALR from the coding sequence ATGACCGCTTCGCCGGCTCGAAGTTCCGCGTGCCGGCCAACGTCCTGCGCGACCGGCCGGCCGACGTGCTCCAGCCAGCCGAGCTGGCCAGGTCGCACGCCGCCTACCGCTGGCGCCTCGTCATCGGGCCCACCTACCGGGCCGACATGTGGGCGGCGCTGGAGCGGCAACCGGACCTCTCGGCCGCCGCGCTGGCGAGGGCGACATACGGATCCTTCGCCACGGCGTGGCAGGTGCGGAGGGACTTCGCCGCGTGGAGGAGTGCCAGTGGTAGGTAAGCCGACGCCTCGGAAGGCACGTCCCGGCCGGCGCGTGGTGGTCCTCCGCGTGCGGGGGCGCGTCTACCACGCTGTGCTCACGCCCGACCGGAAGGCAGGTGGCTACACGGTCCGCGTGCCTGGGCTACCCGGCTGCATCACCGAGGGCGACACACTCGCCGAGGCGAAGCGCATGACGAAGGAGGCCATCGATCTGTGGCTGTCGGTGGCCGAGCTGGAGGGGGTCCGAATCCGTGCGACGCCGCCGTCACGGTCCCCGCGAGGGAGGGCGCTACGCTGA
- a CDS encoding helix-turn-helix domain-containing protein translates to MDDWHGGIETLWDARDVARYLKVSRSWVYQKAEAGLLPYLKVGGLVRFVPERIREFAHASEGGPGAGLAR, encoded by the coding sequence ATGGACGACTGGCACGGCGGCATCGAGACGCTCTGGGACGCGCGGGACGTGGCCCGGTACCTCAAGGTCAGCCGGTCGTGGGTCTACCAGAAGGCGGAAGCCGGGCTGCTCCCCTATCTCAAGGTGGGCGGCCTGGTTCGCTTCGTCCCGGAGCGGATTCGGGAGTTCGCGCACGCATCGGAGGGCGGGCCTGGCGCCGGGCTCGCGCGGTGA
- a CDS encoding tyrosine-type recombinase/integrase: protein MASPYLKRGTWYLRWKDDAGRWRAKACGARTKAEARRLQGQLERRAERVRLGVEVGLPEDGGGTLAELLQWWLDTYSKPLASHVTNESAIRVHFLGSELASLPLTAVTPGRIESFLQAKTGQVSPQMVNHLRGYLGRAFNAARRAGRYPGLNPVLDVRKRKVPKRKPDYLRVHEVPPLLRALDPRWRPLFAAAIYTGLRKGELLALRKADVDLPRQVLTVARSHERSTTKGGHQDGIPIATELVPFLRVAMAGSPSGLVFPKTDGSMMRRDVNLEHTLRRALGRAGVVESYRHVCRRQGCGHVEPAPDQEQRRCPKDGRRLWVKPVVRPIRFHDLRHTTGSLLIMLGADLAAVQRILRHSDPKLTTEVYAHLAPEYLRAEVDRLSFGPAVLETVPPLNSGPSALRSGRTVMVGEFVTRLLPEPVPGKKKAGNPRTNPEGLPAFSLERETGFEPATLSLGSGLRTSQCFQCFATC from the coding sequence ATGGCGTCTCCGTACCTGAAGCGTGGCACGTGGTACCTGCGGTGGAAGGACGACGCGGGGCGCTGGCGCGCCAAGGCCTGCGGCGCGCGGACCAAGGCGGAGGCGCGACGGCTCCAGGGCCAGCTCGAGCGGCGGGCCGAGCGGGTCCGGCTGGGCGTCGAGGTCGGGCTGCCCGAGGACGGCGGCGGCACGCTCGCCGAGCTGCTCCAGTGGTGGCTCGACACCTACTCGAAGCCGCTCGCCTCACACGTCACTAACGAGAGCGCGATCCGCGTCCACTTCCTCGGGTCCGAGCTCGCGTCCTTGCCGCTGACGGCAGTGACACCGGGGCGGATCGAGAGCTTCCTGCAGGCGAAGACCGGCCAGGTCTCGCCCCAGATGGTGAACCATCTCCGCGGCTACCTTGGCCGAGCCTTCAACGCCGCGCGGCGCGCAGGGAGGTACCCGGGCCTCAACCCAGTTCTCGACGTCCGCAAGCGGAAGGTGCCGAAACGGAAGCCGGACTACCTGCGGGTCCACGAGGTCCCGCCGCTCCTGCGGGCGCTCGACCCGCGCTGGCGGCCCCTGTTCGCGGCCGCGATCTACACGGGCCTGCGGAAGGGCGAGTTGCTGGCCCTCCGGAAGGCGGACGTCGACCTCCCCCGCCAGGTCCTCACCGTGGCCCGCTCCCACGAGCGCAGCACGACCAAGGGGGGCCACCAGGACGGGATCCCGATCGCGACCGAGCTGGTGCCGTTCCTGAGGGTGGCTATGGCGGGATCGCCGTCCGGGCTGGTCTTCCCGAAGACGGACGGCTCGATGATGCGGCGAGACGTGAACCTCGAGCACACCCTGCGGCGAGCGCTCGGCCGCGCTGGCGTTGTCGAGAGCTACCGGCACGTCTGCCGGCGGCAGGGCTGCGGCCACGTGGAGCCGGCGCCGGACCAGGAGCAGCGGCGGTGCCCGAAGGACGGCAGGAGGCTCTGGGTGAAGCCGGTGGTGCGGCCGATTCGCTTCCACGACCTGCGCCACACGACCGGCAGCCTGCTCATCATGCTGGGCGCGGATCTCGCGGCGGTGCAGCGCATCCTCCGCCACAGCGACCCGAAGCTCACGACCGAGGTCTACGCACACCTGGCGCCGGAGTACCTGCGGGCTGAGGTGGACCGGCTGTCGTTCGGACCGGCCGTGCTGGAGACGGTGCCGCCCCTCAACTCCGGGCCTTCGGCCCTACGCTCGGGGCGAACGGTGATGGTGGGCGAGTTTGTTACCCGGTTGCTACCCGAACCCGTCCCAGGAAAGAAGAAGGCCGGCAACCCGCGGACGAATCCTGAGGGGCTGCCGGCCTTTAGTCTGGAGCGGGAAACCGGATTCGAACCGGCGACCCTCAGCTTGGGAAGCGGCCTCAGGACGTCGCAATGCTTCCAATGCTTCGCAACCTGCTGA
- a CDS encoding helix-turn-helix domain-containing protein, translated as MVTSQRTPRNTILPNPFAGLLAGPRSGPAVYVVDGGRDRLLTVREVAGRLRVSTATVYKLVNGGELAHTRVANSIRVAPADLEAYLAGGRVGP; from the coding sequence ATGGTCACGTCACAGCGGACCCCTAGAAACACAATCCTTCCCAACCCGTTTGCTGGACTCCTTGCTGGGCCGAGAAGCGGACCAGCGGTGTACGTCGTCGATGGTGGCCGAGACCGGCTCCTTACCGTCCGCGAGGTGGCGGGCCGGCTCCGCGTCTCGACGGCGACCGTGTACAAGCTGGTCAATGGCGGCGAGCTGGCCCACACCCGGGTGGCCAACTCGATCCGGGTGGCGCCGGCCGACCTTGAGGCCTACCTGGCAGGCGGGCGGGTGGGGCCATGA
- a CDS encoding recombinase family protein produces MPATAALYVRVSTADQTAENQLEELQRLAAARGYIAVIYSETESAAKRRPVFEAMIADVKAGRVSAILVWALDRLHRSMTGALTTILECDRLGVPVISLRESWLDTTGPVRPLLIAIFGWVAEQERSRLIERTKAGLERARRQGKTLGRPRHSPVMLYAAAEKVAAGMAVAEAARCSGVKRSTLRRFMAERRTALPSKASEG; encoded by the coding sequence ATGCCAGCCACCGCCGCCCTCTACGTCCGGGTCAGCACCGCCGACCAGACGGCCGAGAACCAGCTCGAAGAGCTACAGCGCCTGGCCGCCGCCAGGGGCTACATCGCGGTCATTTACTCGGAGACGGAGAGCGCCGCGAAGCGGCGGCCCGTGTTCGAGGCCATGATCGCGGACGTGAAGGCCGGCCGGGTCAGCGCCATCCTGGTGTGGGCCCTCGACCGCCTGCACCGGTCCATGACCGGCGCCCTCACGACGATCCTGGAGTGCGACCGGCTGGGCGTCCCGGTCATCAGCCTGCGGGAGAGCTGGCTCGACACCACCGGGCCGGTGAGGCCCCTGCTCATCGCGATCTTCGGCTGGGTCGCCGAGCAGGAGCGGTCCCGGCTCATCGAGCGGACCAAGGCCGGACTGGAGCGAGCCCGCCGGCAGGGGAAGACGCTCGGGAGGCCCCGGCACTCCCCGGTGATGCTCTACGCCGCGGCCGAGAAGGTGGCGGCCGGCATGGCGGTCGCGGAGGCGGCCCGGTGCTCGGGCGTGAAGCGGTCCACGCTGCGGCGGTTCATGGCCGAGCGCCGGACCGCGCTTCCATCCAAGGCCTCGGAAGGCTGA
- a CDS encoding type I restriction endonuclease subunit R: protein MAHAVAESDVEDLALQHFANLGYAVINGPKIEPEGPAAERERFEEVVLRGRLEAALRRLNPGVPAPALDEALRKLLNPELPSLLRNNQAVHQLLRDGIEVDVAAKGGEVRGVRVRLVDFDDADKNDWLAVNQFTVVEGHANRRPDVVVFLNGLPVAVLELKNAAAENATTQAAFQQLQTYKKQIPALFTYNALLVISDGMQARVGTLTSNWERFAPWRTIDGDVVAHPGSLELSTLLDGIFEQQRFLDLLRSFVVFEDDHGDLIKKLAGYHQFHAVRTAVDETVRATRPGGDRKVGVVWHTQGSGKSLTMAFYAGKVILDPAMENPTLVVITDRNDLDDQLFGTFARCHELLRQKPVQAKDRDDLTALLRVAAGGVIFTTIQKFLPEEVGERFPPLSTRRNIVVVADEAHRSQYGFRSRMVAGEGGGQLVAGFAQHMRDALPNASFIGFTGTPVEKTDANTRSVFGDYISVYDIQRAVQDGATVPIFYESRLAKLTLRDDQKPVIDKEFEEVTEAEEDLRKDRLRSKWAALEAVVGEEKRIQVVAEDLVRHFENRVQAIDGKGMIVAMSRRICVDMYDAIVKLRPDWGDADDTKGAIKVVMTGSASDPEAYQPHLRSKLRLKDLADRFKDPDDPLKLVIVRDMWLTGFDAPCLHTLYVDKPMQGHGLMQAIARVNRVFRDKPGGLVVDYLGLADALKSALATYTEAGGEGSTALDQAEAVAVLLEKVEVCRDIFHGFDYSKFLTGEPADRLRLLPPAQQHILALEDGRDRFVKAVMDLVKAFALAVPHDRALEIRDEVAFMQAVKAAVVKSTTGGSGKTDAEMDHAIRQIVSKAISADGVVDIFAAAGLKQPDLGILSEEFLAEVKGMPQRNLAVELLRKLLNDDLKIRKKKNLVQSEAFSEKLEKTILKYRNRAIETVQVIEELIRLAKEMREAQARGAELKLTDDEVAFYDALETSDSAVKVLGDEVLAKIARELTETIRNSVTIDWTVRENVRAQIRVRVRRLLAKYGYPPDKREKAVETVLKQAELLAAEWAA from the coding sequence ATAGCGCACGCCGTCGCCGAGTCCGACGTCGAGGACCTGGCGCTCCAGCACTTCGCAAACCTCGGCTATGCCGTCATCAACGGCCCCAAGATCGAGCCCGAGGGGCCAGCGGCCGAGCGTGAGCGCTTCGAGGAGGTCGTGCTCCGCGGCCGACTGGAGGCAGCGCTACGGCGCCTCAACCCCGGCGTGCCGGCCCCCGCGCTCGACGAGGCGCTCCGGAAGCTGCTCAACCCGGAGCTGCCCTCGCTCCTTCGGAACAACCAGGCCGTCCACCAGCTCCTGCGCGACGGAATCGAGGTCGACGTCGCCGCCAAGGGTGGTGAGGTGCGCGGCGTCCGCGTCCGCCTGGTCGACTTCGACGACGCCGACAAGAACGACTGGCTCGCGGTCAACCAGTTCACCGTCGTCGAGGGGCACGCCAACCGCCGGCCCGACGTGGTGGTCTTCTTGAATGGCCTGCCGGTCGCTGTCCTGGAGCTGAAGAATGCCGCGGCGGAGAACGCGACCACCCAGGCCGCCTTCCAGCAGCTCCAGACCTACAAGAAGCAGATCCCGGCGCTCTTTACCTACAACGCCCTCCTGGTCATCTCCGACGGGATGCAGGCCCGCGTCGGCACGCTCACCTCGAACTGGGAGCGCTTCGCCCCCTGGCGCACCATCGACGGCGACGTGGTGGCCCACCCGGGCTCTCTGGAGCTGTCCACGCTCCTCGACGGCATCTTCGAGCAGCAGCGCTTCCTCGACCTCCTCCGCAGCTTCGTGGTCTTCGAAGACGACCACGGCGACCTCATCAAGAAGCTGGCGGGCTACCACCAGTTCCACGCCGTCCGCACGGCCGTCGATGAGACGGTCCGCGCCACGCGCCCCGGCGGCGACCGGAAGGTGGGCGTTGTCTGGCACACCCAGGGCTCCGGCAAGTCGCTGACGATGGCCTTCTACGCCGGCAAGGTGATCCTCGACCCGGCGATGGAGAACCCCACGCTGGTCGTCATCACTGACCGGAACGACCTCGACGACCAGCTCTTCGGAACCTTTGCCCGGTGCCACGAGCTGCTGCGCCAGAAGCCCGTCCAGGCCAAGGACCGCGACGACCTCACGGCCCTGCTCCGGGTCGCTGCCGGTGGCGTCATCTTCACGACCATCCAGAAGTTCCTCCCCGAGGAGGTCGGCGAGCGCTTCCCGCCCCTCTCCACCCGCCGGAACATCGTGGTGGTGGCCGACGAGGCCCATCGGAGCCAGTACGGCTTCCGCAGCCGTATGGTTGCCGGCGAGGGCGGGGGCCAGCTCGTGGCCGGCTTCGCGCAACACATGCGCGACGCGCTGCCCAACGCCTCCTTCATCGGCTTCACGGGGACGCCGGTCGAGAAGACCGACGCCAACACGCGCTCGGTCTTCGGCGACTACATCTCGGTCTACGACATCCAGCGCGCCGTCCAGGACGGCGCCACAGTGCCGATCTTCTACGAGAGCCGCCTCGCCAAGCTCACCCTCCGGGACGACCAGAAGCCGGTCATCGACAAGGAGTTCGAGGAGGTCACCGAGGCCGAGGAGGACCTCCGCAAGGACCGGCTCCGGTCAAAGTGGGCAGCACTGGAGGCAGTGGTCGGCGAGGAGAAGCGCATCCAGGTCGTCGCCGAGGACCTGGTCCGCCACTTCGAGAACCGCGTTCAAGCTATCGACGGCAAGGGCATGATCGTCGCCATGTCCCGCCGGATCTGCGTAGACATGTACGACGCCATCGTGAAGCTCCGGCCAGACTGGGGTGACGCTGATGACACAAAGGGCGCCATCAAGGTCGTCATGACCGGCTCGGCCTCCGACCCCGAGGCCTACCAGCCCCACTTGCGGAGCAAGCTGCGCCTCAAGGATCTGGCCGACCGCTTCAAGGACCCCGACGACCCGCTCAAGCTGGTCATCGTTCGGGACATGTGGCTCACCGGCTTCGACGCACCGTGCCTCCATACCCTCTACGTCGATAAGCCCATGCAGGGCCACGGCCTCATGCAGGCCATCGCCCGGGTCAATCGGGTCTTCCGCGACAAGCCAGGCGGGCTCGTCGTGGACTACCTCGGCCTCGCCGACGCGCTGAAGAGCGCGCTCGCGACCTACACCGAGGCCGGCGGCGAGGGCAGCACCGCGCTCGACCAGGCCGAGGCCGTAGCCGTCTTGCTGGAGAAGGTCGAGGTCTGCCGCGACATTTTCCACGGCTTCGACTACTCCAAGTTCCTCACCGGCGAGCCGGCCGACCGCCTCCGGCTCCTGCCGCCAGCTCAGCAGCACATCCTGGCGCTCGAAGACGGCCGGGACCGTTTTGTGAAGGCCGTCATGGATCTGGTGAAGGCCTTCGCCCTCGCCGTGCCCCATGACAGGGCCCTGGAGATCCGCGACGAGGTCGCCTTCATGCAGGCGGTCAAAGCGGCAGTGGTGAAGTCAACCACTGGCGGCTCCGGGAAGACCGACGCCGAAATGGACCACGCCATCCGGCAGATCGTTTCCAAAGCCATCTCGGCCGACGGCGTGGTGGACATCTTCGCGGCGGCCGGCTTGAAGCAGCCCGACCTCGGCATCCTCTCGGAGGAGTTCCTGGCCGAGGTGAAGGGGATGCCGCAGCGGAACCTCGCCGTCGAGCTGCTCCGAAAGCTGCTCAACGACGACCTGAAGATCCGGAAGAAGAAGAACCTCGTTCAGTCGGAGGCCTTCTCCGAGAAGCTAGAGAAGACCATCCTCAAGTACCGCAACCGTGCCATCGAGACCGTCCAGGTCATCGAGGAGCTGATCCGGCTTGCCAAGGAGATGCGGGAGGCCCAGGCCCGCGGCGCCGAGCTAAAGCTCACCGACGACGAGGTCGCCTTCTACGACGCCCTAGAGACCAGTGACTCCGCTGTGAAGGTCCTCGGCGACGAGGTGCTGGCGAAGATCGCTCGCGAGCTGACCGAGACCATCCGTAACTCGGTGACCATCGACTGGACCGTTCGCGAGAACGTGCGGGCGCAGATCCGGGTCCGGGTGCGGCGGCTGCTGGCGAAGTACGGCTATCCGCCGGACAAACGGGAGAAGGCCGTGGAGACTGTGCTCAAGCAGGCGGAGCTTTTGGCGGCGGAGTGGGCGGCGTAG